The Larimichthys crocea isolate SSNF chromosome XII, L_crocea_2.0, whole genome shotgun sequence region AAGTTTTAATGGAAATAGCAATGATGTAGTATGaaacagaagtcatctcaactagctagcagcagctaggaactttcagagctggccagctgggattcaaacacggaacattttggtttattaattacatggaacttttctgctgttagctaagtgttactaccagcagtgatgaatgcttactttcttgaaaaaggctctaatgtccatccttcacccatgcgttcgcgctctgctcttgcgtgaggttcggctctgtgtacttcagaggtaaacacgcaagcggcagtgagcagggtcgcatggaaaacatggactggaatttcagtgatgtgggcgttctctatatgaaaaagtggaatggactgaaggggctctctctaccgtacccgatgaaatgagatttatgatcatatttaagtgaataatgacagtttatatgattattgttttaaactcatattctggccactttgtattgcataaataggcatttttttgtgaaaaaaatttttaataaataaaaataataataaaacaccaccaaattatttaggggggcttgagaatattttaggggggctgCTCTCCTGATTagagcaggcagaagcccagtggcggccattttatCAGTTATTggcacagagacagcagagcagctagcgtgttagcTTGCTAACCTGATGAGTATCTGGTGAATACTACTTATTTAGACATAGTAATACTATTGTCATGTTTatctgtattgtgttttttaacttgCTGACTGTTCTTGCTTAACCAAGATAGTGTCAACAATTGTCCAGTTTGTTACAAACGTGTATGAACTGACAAATTAACTCATGCTCTGAGTATCACACCTCAAGTGCAATCCTAAGACCAAAGGGCGGGATGTTGGGTCCACGGGGAATCCAGATATGAATTTCATGCATTGTGTGAATTGAACTGGTCTTTAACTAGACCTGTGTAGatcggaaacacacacacacattctttatAACACAAACCCAAACATGCACGCTCTCACAAGAGTGAATGCTACCAACCTGTTCTGTGCTCAGCACCAAAACCTACTAGCTGTTGATGTGGTAATTTTGGTGGTAATTATTAATCAGAATTAAAAAATCAACAGTTTGGTGTATTTTATGACACTGAAATTATTGGGCTATCAGTTCCTTTCTTTAGGAGTTGGATGCCAAGgtactttaattatttaattgaGGTAATCATTTGTTATTAATGTTTGATGATATGATAGCCAAAGCTAATTGATCGCACCTTCATATTTTGGTGCCCCTTTAAACCATTTGGAATCCCCAACACTGATCAAgagggccagctctgtcctAAACTTCTTATTTGCCAGTAGAAATGGTTTGTGTTGTCCCTCCCAAGTGTAAATAAGAAGAAGGCGGGATTGTATAGTCTATGAAACCATATAAGCTGCTGTGAAGAAGCAACCTGCCGTTATCCTTTCATTTCAATGAGGAACATaaactagctgtaaagacagtGTTCAGTGAAAACGTTTATATTCCTGAAACGATTCAGCTTCCAGGTGACTGTAGGATCATGTTGGAACATCTCTTTCAGTCCTGCACTTCAGCCTCCTTGCTGGCAGCCATTGTGGGCCTGCTGGTCCTAAACTTTCTTCGCTCCAGCTTCAGCTCCCAAAATAGGGAGCCTCCAGGACCTACACCTCTCCCCCTGCTTGGTAACTTCTTTCAGGTGGATTTCGACAATCTTCACATCTCTCTTGCTGATGTGAGTTGATGTTGTTTGACAGTTCTTTTGAATTGTCGattctttccatttctttgATAGAAGACAGTTTCACTTTTATGTTAGTAATTCTATCACCTGTATACgcaaatatgtttttagtgtAGGTCACCAAACTATATTTCTAATTGAGGACTGTGATTTTCACTTTAGCTTCCCTCTGCTCATCTTTTTAGCTGTCCAAAACATATGGATCAATTTTCACCGTCTACCTCGGACTTAAGAAGGTTGTAGTGCTGACAGGATACAAAGCAGTCAAAGAGGCTCTGGTCGGCTATGCTGATGAGTTTGCAAATAGAGATATTATTCCAATTTACAATGATTTCTCCCCAGGACATGGtaagaaaatgtctttatatTTAGGAAATTGCTTTTGAACCTGTGCTTAAGAGGTTAACCTTTTATGGAGCTAACCCAACCCTCTAACCCTAAATAATTGGCTTTGGCTTAAGAGGATAAACAAGCCATCCACTTTTGTTTCCAGGCATAGTATTTGCCAATGGCGACTCATGGAAAGAAATGAGGCGTTTTACTATTTCTACACTGAAAGATTTTGGGACGAGCAAAAGGATTAGTGAAGCAAGAATCATTGAAGAGTGTAACTACCTGATTGAAGAATTTGAGAAGCATGAAGGTAACATTACAACCACTACCCCTTAAGCATTGTCCCTCATATACAGTTGATAGACTATATCTATCTCTTGTTCTAACTTGGTCcaactttcttttctgtcaggtAAACCCTTCGACAATTCCAGGGTAGTTTCTTATGCAGTTGCAAATATTATATCGTCCATCATGTATAACACGAGGTTTGACTACAACGACCCTATCTATCAAAGTATAGTGGAGAGAGACCAGGAGACCATCGCTCTGATGGGATCAGCTTCCCTTCAGGTACTACAGTGTGACTTAATGATTATAAGAAGATTTTACATTGTCGTGCTTAAGAACTTGTCAAGAAGAGATTATTGTTATATTGCTGTTGTAGTAAATATTtggtaaaatgtaattattattcttacttattatttatatttgacatttttgcatgTTCAGCAGTGCACTGACtaaaatctctctctgtcacattaGCATCACTAACTAACTGAAcagtttcttcattttattacatattattatacCTAAACCATAATCAGTCCCAAATTGCATAGTTGTTTCTGGAGAAATGTTGGAATCCACAAACTTGTAAAATAAAgcatctttaaatgttttttaaatttttgaaattttgaatttgaaaattTGAATGAAACCAGCTGATACTCAAGATCTCATTGCCCTTGATAATTATGTTAAATCCTAAAATAATTAGAATGTTTGTATTGTGGTCTATTACAGATATACAACACGTTTCCTTGGTTGCGCCCAATTCTTAAGAACTGGAAGCTTTTGATGAAGATTATAAGGGAAAACGAGGCTGAGTCAATGAAAATCATAGCAAATCTGGAGGAGACTCTGAACCCAGAGACGTGCAGATGCTTTGTTGATGCATTCCTGGCCCAAAAGCAAAAACTAGAGGTGAGGTGCCCCCACTCCTAGGCTGATAATACAGATCAgtgaattattaaatataacTCTTCTCCTCTGGATGTTATACCAGGAGTCTGGAATCAAGGATTCACACTATCATTATGAGAATCTGCTTCAGACAGTGACAAATATATTTGCAGCTGGAACGGACACTGCAGGACATACACTTCAGTGGGCTTTGCTTTTCATGGCAAAGTATCCTCATATTCaaggtacaaaaaacaaaaaacatcacacatcatTTCAGCTAGCACTCTGAATTTTGGGTTAAAGAAGCACTTCATATTTATCAGATTGAATTTATATTTCACATACATCCAGACAAGGTCCATGAGGAACTGAGGAGGGTGATTGGAAGCCGTCCGGTTCGAGTAGAGGACAGGAAGAACCTCCCATACATTAATGCTGTCATCCATGAGTCACAAAGACTGGGTAACGTTGGCCCCCACTATGTTCCTCATCAAGCCAGCCAAGACGTCACTCTGAATGGGTACCTCATCAAAAAGGTCTGTCACCCACATCAATCCAAATCACtacatttttgcttttgttagATCAGTTTCTCTCTGAAATTTGTTGAAAGCATGACTTTGTTTTAGAGATTTTATATCATACAACCCACTCACTTTGCCAACAGGGGACTCCTGTGTTGCctattttttattctgtcctATTAGACAAGAATGAATGGGAGGCCCCACACACATTCAACCCTTCTCACTTCCTGGATAAGGACGGTAAATTTATCAAAAGAGATGCCTTCATGCCCTTTTCTGCAGGTAAAGCCACTTTTTTcactacaaataaatataattaacttATTATAAAGATATAATCCAGTTTAACTTGGGGCAACTCTTTTGTTCTTGCAGGTCGCagggtgtgtgtgggagagggtCTGGCTAGGCTAgagctctttctctttttcacctcTCTTTTCCAGCGCTTTCGCTTTACTCCTCCACCTGGAGTTACAGAGGATGAACTGGATCTCACTCCAGTTGTGGGCCTCACCCATGCTCCTACACCTCATAAACTGTGTGCCATCAGCCTTCAATGAGGAAGAGAGCTGGAGCATATGATAAATGTCTTTGCCAATGAAATGGTTTTATCATATATTGTATGTTAGCATTATTGACAATATTATACTGTAATTTAATGTATTGTTAAATGCAACCTTTGAAATCATGTATCAACTATCAGTCTTGAATTTGCTTAATTACTGAAAATGCTTACAGAATTGGgcagattttcaaaatataatCCAATCTGGTCTGTCTGTGAAATATGTCATAATAAACTACTATTCTATTCCAAACGTATTACCActttcttattatattatttcctTTTACTGTTCTCTGTTAATAACTTAATCACGTGTTTAAATGCAAGACAGTTtttgataaaatgataaatgatatgtGAATGATAATTgtgtaaacagcagcagagatatTGCAGCTGTTGGGCAGCTGGTAGACGttgaaaagtaaaacaaatagaGGAATAGAAGAAGCAATTATGTTTTAACATAACAGCCAACCCTCGAGGTATAGCATTGTTGTCACAGTAAATTATATTTGTAATGGGGGATGGAAGATACAACTGtgcaaacacatttgaatacCCTCCGGTATAGCATTGTTTACATGCAAAAATATAA contains the following coding sequences:
- the LOC113746992 gene encoding cytochrome P450 2K1-like, giving the protein MLEHLFQSCTSASLLAAIVGLLVLNFLRSSFSSQNREPPGPTPLPLLGNFFQVDFDNLHISLADLSKTYGSIFTVYLGLKKVVVLTGYKAVKEALVGYADEFANRDIIPIYNDFSPGHGIVFANGDSWKEMRRFTISTLKDFGTSKRISEARIIEECNYLIEEFEKHEGKPFDNSRVVSYAVANIISSIMYNTRFDYNDPIYQSIVERDQETIALMGSASLQIYNTFPWLRPILKNWKLLMKIIRENEAESMKIIANLEETLNPETCRCFVDAFLAQKQKLEESGIKDSHYHYENLLQTVTNIFAAGTDTAGHTLQWALLFMAKYPHIQDKVHEELRRVIGSRPVRVEDRKNLPYINAVIHESQRLGNVGPHYVPHQASQDVTLNGYLIKKGTPVLPIFYSVLLDKNEWEAPHTFNPSHFLDKDGKFIKRDAFMPFSAGRRVCVGEGLARLELFLFFTSLFQRFRFTPPPGVTEDELDLTPVVGLTHAPTPHKLCAISLQ